AGGTCTGATTGGGATTGCTATCCACTACAGCCTGCGCCGCATCAGGCTTGAAGAAGGCGAAGTTGAACGGCATTTTCATAATATAAACGGAATGTCCACTATTAGCCAAACGTTGTGCCAATAGACTATATGCTTCTGGCTTCACACGTGCGCCCGGGTAGAAAATAATGCTGTCTCCTGTAGGCTTGGCTGCGGCGAACTCGATCCAGTCATCCGACTGTTTCACGGTCACACCTTTGTCTGTGGCATTGAGGGCTTGCTGTGCTTGTGTTGTCGGTTGATATGGAGTGAATACATACCATGCGGCTGCGCCACATGCGATAACGAGTACAATCAATACAGCCAGCAAAATTTTGCCGATGGTACGAATACGACTGCCACCCCGTCTTCCACTGTTATACCCTCCGAGATAATTGTTACGCTTGCGTCTAAACATCATGCTCTCCTTCCATTGCTGTTTCCTCAGAACGACCGCATATTCATCTTCCTGTAAATAGAAAATCGTCGCTAGACCGCCTGCTATCCATACTCCTGTTCAACGCATACGTTGCGTTCCCATGGACAGTGAAACCTCATTGTAAAAATGGCTGCTGCATTCGCGTACCTTCGCTGATCTACAGCTCTGTGCGATGCAAAACAGCCTGTCTCCCTGGCAGGACAACAGGCTGCTCGTATGTGTAGTATACCACTTTCGATATATACGAAGAAACTTTGCGTTAGAAAATCATCATTTTCGAGCTGGATCGTGTTGTGTCACGATCATGTAGCTCATCCTTTTATCAAGAAACAATAGCTACCGACAGATAGCTCATTTTGCTATGTTACACTGTGCAACATTTTGGCATATTAGCCTTGCTTGGCTTCGCGATATACTTTCATATATTGCTCGGCTTTCTGACGCACGAGACTGAGATCGCCTGATTTGAGCGCATCAGTTGTCAAATCGGAACCAATCCCCACAGCAACAGCGCCGCCTTTGATCCATTCGCCCAGATTGTCCAGCGATACGCCACCAGTTGGCATAAAGTTCGCTTGCGGCATAGGACCCTTCAGCGTTTTGATAATGGATGGCTGATACAGATTGCCTGGGAATAGCTTCACAATATCTACGCCCAGCTCTAGCGCATGCTGTACGCCCTCTAATGTCGTTACGCCCGGCAGGACGGGAATGCGGTACAGGTTACAGATTTTCACGGTTTCGGGATTGAGCGATGGACCAACTACAAATTCTGCTCCTGCCAAGATAGCTGCGCGTGCCGTTTGTGGCTCAAGTACCGTTCCTGCACCAATAATCGCAAAGTTGTCGGCAGTTTGTGATTTCCAGCTATAGATACGGCTTAATTTCTCAATCGCTTGCAATGCGCCTGGTACGGTTAGCGTTACTTCGATCACCTTGATGCCGCCAGCGATGGCTTGCTCTGCCATTTTGAATACTTGATCGGCGGAATCGCCGCGTAGTACAGCGACCACTCCACTATCAATGATTTTTTGTAGGATTTGCAGTTTTTTCATGGTTATACTCCCTTGATCAATTAGAATTTTTTTACAATATTCACGTGAACAAAATTGGAGAAAACAGAATGAGTTGGATTCCTGTAAAGTGGGTGAAGTTACACTTCGCACACTTTTGACGCTTGCTATGCACTTATTAACGCTCGATATGCACTTTGTTATCTAGCTTCGCTTCTACTTGAGCGCGTGTTGGCAGTGCTTCCCAATCGCCAACAGCCTGAATAACCATCGAGCCGTTCAGATTGCCCAGTCGCACCGCTTCTTCATTAGAATAGCCGCGCAGCAATCCAGTAATGAATCCAGCGCAAAATCCATCCCCCGCACCGACGGTGTCCAGCACTTGCTCCGCCTTGAAATACGGCACTTCCAGCGTACGCTCCGGTTCCACTACATAAGTCAGATCAGGTCCACCTTTGACGATACTGACTGCCTTCAACTGACGCAAACGGTCAAAAATCTGCTGCTGATCATCGGTCTCATATAACAGCGCCAATTCATCCAGCCCTGGCAAAAAGTAATCACAGCGCTCTGCCAATCCGAGCAGTACCGGGCGTGCTTCCTCCAGCGTCCACAGCTTCAGACGCAAATTCGGATCAAAGCAGACCGTTACGCCTGCGGCACTGGCAATATCCATCGCACGTCGCACGGTATCTAGCCCTGAACGACTAATCGCTGCCGTAATCCCAGTCACATGCAAAACACGCGCTCCCGCAATATACTGTTCATCCAGATGCTCCGGCTTCATATTGCTCGCTGCCGATAAACGACGATAATAATGCACCGATGCTTTGCCTGATACATTTTCACGCAGCATCAGACCCGTTGGCTCACCATCTGCCAATTGCGAACGCGATACATCTACCCCTTCGCCGCGAATTGCTTTTTGAATCATCACACCGAGCGGATCATTACCAAGTCGTCCGCACCAGCCGACCGTATGACCCAATCGGGCAATACCAATTGCCAGATTGCTCTCTGCTCCGCCAAATGATTTGCGCAGCTGGGCTGCATATTCCAGACCGCGTGAATCCTCGGCTGTTAGCAACCCCATGGATTCTCCAAAGGTTACAACTTCTGGATATCCCGTCTGATTGTTCATGTTTTACCCTCCCGATTCAGGCATTTGCGGTACAAGCATATGTAACAGTTACACTGTATATTTTCGCAACCGCTTTCTTTATTGTCAATCATACGAATGGATCGCACTCCTTCTAATGTAAATGAAACCATTTTTCTTGGTTGTGAATTCAGTCACAACAATTGTATCATCCTGTTTTCATATGAAAATAAGTGCTGAAAAACACCAAAATTATATGTTTAAACAAATGCCAGGTGGATAAATTAGGTAATTTTCGTTTCAGTCGATAATCATCGGGTAATTAATGAGCAACTACAAATAGTTGGTAACACGTTTCATGTTTATTAATCTGACAGGAGTGATATTGTTATGGCAAACAACAAGAGCAATGGCAAAATGACCCGCGAGGAAGCCGGGCGTATGGGCGGTCAAGCCACATCCCGTAAACATAGCAAAGAATTCTACCAGCAGATCGGTAAAAAAGGTGGTCAAGCCACTTCTCGTAACCACGACAAAGAATTCTATCAAGAGATTGGACGCAAAGGCGGCGAAGCGACATCGGAAACGCATGATCGCGACTTTTATAAAGAAATTGGACGTAAGGGCGGAAGCAAGTAATGAATGTCGGTATAAAGCCGACTTACTTGCATGCAGATAACCTAGGTGACATTACAAGCGTATTGAGCAATTAGCAAATGCAGTCGGTCAAACGCACCGATGCAGGTCACTCATCGGAAGGCATATCGCCTGTTTTGCAACGCCAACGTCACACCGAATTGTAATCAGGTGTGACGCTGGCGTTGTTTATATTATGGAAATATTATGAAGATCTACTGCAATTCCTTATAACTTCACATCAGCTTACTAAGCGAATGGAACAGCCCTCTTTTCATGAAACATATACCGGATCATTCGCTCATGATCTCTGGACCATTTTCCACCTTATGTAAATACAGGTAAATACATACTACGATAACCAAATTGCTAGGCAGACCACTTTGTGCTATGTACAAAAAAGGTCTGCTTTTTTGTATTCTTTTTCTCCGTAAATTACATAATATAAGCTGGCAAAAAGCTAACACATATGATAGACTCTATTAAAAACTTTTGTGTAATATCCGCTTAATTGCGCTTGCTTTGCACATATTGGTCCGTATGGGTTCATGTCATTATTGTATGTTTTCATTCTTTCCGTATGTTCATATGCTATATTATGCATTGCTTTTTCAGCTTCTGACTTTGCCATTCAACCGCGCTAAAGTAAAGAAGTTACTATTATATATCTTGGGGGGAAACCGACACCATGGCAGCTAACACAAAACAGAAAATGCGTTCGGACATGATCAAAAAAGGATTCGATCGCGCACCGCACCGCAGTCTGCTCCGTGCAGCAGGCGTAAAGGAAGAAGATTTTGGCAAGCCGTTTATCGCTGTATGTAATTCCTACATCGACATCGTTCCGGGTCATGTGCATCTGCAGGAGTTCGGTAAAATTGTTAAAGAAGCCATCCGCGAAGCAGGCGGCGTACCATTTGAATTCAATACAATTGGCGTGGACGACGGCATCGCTATGGGACATATCGGTATGCGTTATTCCCTGCCAAGTCGCGAGATCATTGCGGATTCTCTGGAAACCGTTGTATCCGCGCACTGGTTCGACGGTATGGTCTGCATCCCGAACTGTGACAAAATCACACCGGGTATGATGATGGGCGCTCTGCGCGTAAACATCCCGACTGTATTTGTCAGCGGTGGTCCGATGAAAGCCGGTAAAGACAGCACAGGTCGTTCGATCTCTCTGACTTCTGTATTTGAAGGCGTTGGTGCTTATCAAGCGGGTAAAATCGATGATAAGAGCTTGCTGGAACTTGAACAATTTGGTTGTCCAACTTGTGGATCATGTTCCGGTATGTTTACGGCTAACTCCATGAACTGTCTGGCTGAAGCACTCGGTCTGGCACTGCCAGGTAACGGCACCATTCTGGCTGTATCGCCAGAGCGTCGTGACTTTGTTAGACAATCCGCCACCCAACTGATGGAACTGATCAAGCTGGATCTGAAACCACGCGATATCGTAACTGAAAAAGCAATCGACAATGCGTTTGCACTGGATATGGCTATGGGCGGTTCTACCAATACCGTTCTGCATACACTGGCACTGGCACACGAAGCAGAGATCAATTATCCGATCGAACGCATCAACGAAGTTGCCAACCGTGTACCGCATCTGGCAAAACTGGCTCCTGCTTCCGACTGGCATATCGAGGATGTGCATCTGGCAGGTGGCGTAAGCGCCGTGTTGAACGAGCTACTGAAAAAGCCAGGCGCTCTGCATGATGACTGTATTACCGTAACCGGTAAAACACTTCGCGAAAACGTAGAGGGTCAAGAAATCCAGAACCATGAAGTTATTCATGCACTGGAAAATCCACACTCCGAACGCGGTGGTCTGGCTGTCCTGTTCGGTAACCTTGCTCCTGAAGGCTCGATCATCAAAGTCGGTGCGGTTGACGCTTCGGTTGGTGGCTACCACAAAGGTCCTGCTATCTGCTTCGACTCTCAAGATGATGCGCTGTACGGCATCGCTAATGGTCACGTCAAAGAAGGTCATGTTGTCGTGATCCGTTATGAAGGTCCAAAAGGCGGACCGGGTATGCCGGAAATGCTGGCTCCAACCTCGCAAATCGTTGGTATGGGTCTTGGCGCCAAAGTCGGTCTGCTGACAGACGGTCGTTTCTCCGGTGCATCTCGCGGGATCAGTATCGGTCACGTATCCCCAGAAGCAGCAGAAGGCGGTCCAATCGCTTTCGTACACGATGGCGACATCATCGAGCTTGATTTGAACGAGCGCAAAATCACGCTGCATGTTAGCGACGAGGAATTGGAAGAGCGTCGTAAAAACGAATGGAAAGAGTTCGAGCCAAAAGTAAAAACTGGCTACCTCGCCCGTTATTCCAAACTCGTAACCAACGCCAGCATGGGCGGTATCATGAAAATCTAATCTTCCTGCGCGGAAGAATGGATATATAGACTCTGAGTGTGTAGGGTAATCACTAGATCATATGAGTACCATGCAATCACAAAATGAATAGTAGGTCAGATTCATACTCATGAAAATGACCTAACTATGCAGAATAAAAGCCCGCCTACCGTATAGATTTCATATGGTAGGCGGGCTTTTTTATACGAAAATGAATCGTCAAAAATGGTAAGGCTCTTGCTCTTGCGTTCTTACCCTTGCACTTTTGCTAGTGTCTATCCATTATGGGCATTTGCCGCAGCAACTACCGCACTATCTGACACCAATACAACTTCTGTTTCAGGGATCGGAGGTACAGGTACAGCATATCGTTTCAGAAACGCATCAGTCGAGCATAGCATGATCTTCGGCACTAACTGGCTGGACTGTTCTTTTAGTCGTAGACTCCCAGATGGATGAATTACCGCTAATAGCAGTTTGAGATACAACCGTGTACTCCACGCAAACCAACCGGATGGCAGATCATGAATGGTAAAGCCGAATTTTTCCGGTCCCCGATGAATCATGCTCACTCCGTACAGTGCTTTAGCATGTTGCAGCTCTGGCTGTTCCTGAATGCACGTAGCAAGTTGTGGAAAATCCTTTTTCGCTGACTGGATGAGCAGAATTGCTAGCTGCATCATCGAACGCGAACGAGACGTTACTTGCAGCAACTGTTGGTTATCC
The DNA window shown above is from Paenibacillus sp. JQZ6Y-1 and carries:
- the ilvD gene encoding dihydroxy-acid dehydratase — protein: MRSDMIKKGFDRAPHRSLLRAAGVKEEDFGKPFIAVCNSYIDIVPGHVHLQEFGKIVKEAIREAGGVPFEFNTIGVDDGIAMGHIGMRYSLPSREIIADSLETVVSAHWFDGMVCIPNCDKITPGMMMGALRVNIPTVFVSGGPMKAGKDSTGRSISLTSVFEGVGAYQAGKIDDKSLLELEQFGCPTCGSCSGMFTANSMNCLAEALGLALPGNGTILAVSPERRDFVRQSATQLMELIKLDLKPRDIVTEKAIDNAFALDMAMGGSTNTVLHTLALAHEAEINYPIERINEVANRVPHLAKLAPASDWHIEDVHLAGGVSAVLNELLKKPGALHDDCITVTGKTLRENVEGQEIQNHEVIHALENPHSERGGLAVLFGNLAPEGSIIKVGAVDASVGGYHKGPAICFDSQDDALYGIANGHVKEGHVVVIRYEGPKGGPGMPEMLAPTSQIVGMGLGAKVGLLTDGRFSGASRGISIGHVSPEAAEGGPIAFVHDGDIIELDLNERKITLHVSDEELEERRKNEWKEFEPKVKTGYLARYSKLVTNASMGGIMKI
- a CDS encoding general stress protein produces the protein MANNKSNGKMTREEAGRMGGQATSRKHSKEFYQQIGKKGGQATSRNHDKEFYQEIGRKGGEATSETHDRDFYKEIGRKGGSK
- a CDS encoding sugar kinase is translated as MNNQTGYPEVVTFGESMGLLTAEDSRGLEYAAQLRKSFGGAESNLAIGIARLGHTVGWCGRLGNDPLGVMIQKAIRGEGVDVSRSQLADGEPTGLMLRENVSGKASVHYYRRLSAASNMKPEHLDEQYIAGARVLHVTGITAAISRSGLDTVRRAMDIASAAGVTVCFDPNLRLKLWTLEEARPVLLGLAERCDYFLPGLDELALLYETDDQQQIFDRLRQLKAVSIVKGGPDLTYVVEPERTLEVPYFKAEQVLDTVGAGDGFCAGFITGLLRGYSNEEAVRLGNLNGSMVIQAVGDWEALPTRAQVEAKLDNKVHIER
- a CDS encoding alpha/beta fold hydrolase; amino-acid sequence: MMFRRKRNNYLGGYNSGRRGGSRIRTIGKILLAVLIVLVIACGAAAWYVFTPYQPTTQAQQALNATDKGVTVKQSDDWIEFAAAKPTGDSIIFYPGARVKPEAYSLLAQRLANSGHSVYIMKMPFNFAFFKPDAAQAVVDSNPNQTFIIGGHSLGGVFASRYAASHVDRISGVFFLASYPDEKGSLGNSGLPVISITASSDKVLDMSKYQAAREMLPATAIYYDIPAGNHAQFGSYGEQKGDGFAQITADEQLKQTASALLSWMQDIEAAKDKTSSK
- a CDS encoding bifunctional 2-keto-4-hydroxyglutarate aldolase/2-keto-3-deoxy-6-phosphogluconate aldolase, whose amino-acid sequence is MKKLQILQKIIDSGVVAVLRGDSADQVFKMAEQAIAGGIKVIEVTLTVPGALQAIEKLSRIYSWKSQTADNFAIIGAGTVLEPQTARAAILAGAEFVVGPSLNPETVKICNLYRIPVLPGVTTLEGVQHALELGVDIVKLFPGNLYQPSIIKTLKGPMPQANFMPTGGVSLDNLGEWIKGGAVAVGIGSDLTTDALKSGDLSLVRQKAEQYMKVYREAKQG